The genomic stretch GAGTCTCAGGGTTGCAAGGACACTGCACAGTGGCTGATCAATACTGAGGAGGACCTCTCGCCGTATCTCAGGGAGGCGGTGCGAGTCTGGGTCACCGAGAGTTGCCTCCGGGGAGTCTTCCTCCAGCAGATACACAGGGCCTTCTGGAAACTCTCCCTGAAGTTTCTTGACATGAAGCCGTACACGATGGGATTGACACAGCTGGAAAATCCAAACAGAACAGTGAGTGATGATGAAGAGTCATGATCAAGAGCCTGGATCTAGATAGAAGTGATTGCTCTCCATCTTACCTGTTGAAGTAGGCCATGAGTGTGAAGGCCGTATACATGTGTTTAAGTATACTCCCCGGCCTTTCACTGTCCAGGATCTG from Homalodisca vitripennis isolate AUS2020 chromosome 2, UT_GWSS_2.1, whole genome shotgun sequence encodes the following:
- the LOC124356205 gene encoding somatostatin receptor type 5-like, producing the protein MLVMIVVVFVICWAPMLIDNCLTAWQILDSERPGSILKHMYTAFTLMAYFNSCVNPIVYGFMSRNFRESFQKALCICWRKTPRRQLSVTQTRTASLRYGERSSSVLISHCAVSLQP